One part of the Paenibacillus silvisoli genome encodes these proteins:
- a CDS encoding carbohydrate ABC transporter permease yields the protein MRNKRHSEWLQQTVFVGPGLLFFVVIVFIPFLLGFYYSFTDWNGLDMNKARWTGLHNLELIADDTNFWHSFGFTIKFTVVTVIGANVLAFLLALVLTKPLKTRNVLRTIFFLPNVIGGILLGFIWQFIFTKGFGTIGELTNLPFFNLPWLGTPRTGFWGIVIVFVWQTAGYMMVIYIAALAGLPKDLMEASRIDGANYWQQLRSVIVPMIMPAITICLFLTTSNAFKMFDLNLSLTKGGPGTSTQSLAFNVYAEALNNNRYGLGTMKAMLFFIGVSIITITQVWLTKRKEVEA from the coding sequence ATGAGAAACAAACGACACAGCGAATGGCTTCAGCAAACCGTGTTTGTCGGGCCCGGCCTGTTGTTTTTCGTCGTGATTGTGTTTATCCCGTTCCTGCTCGGTTTCTATTACTCGTTTACGGACTGGAACGGTCTCGATATGAACAAGGCCAGATGGACCGGCCTTCACAACCTCGAACTGATCGCGGACGACACGAACTTCTGGCATTCGTTCGGGTTCACGATCAAATTTACCGTCGTTACCGTCATCGGCGCCAACGTGCTTGCGTTTCTGTTGGCCCTCGTGCTGACGAAGCCGCTTAAGACGCGAAACGTGCTGCGGACGATCTTCTTCCTGCCGAACGTCATCGGCGGCATTCTGCTCGGTTTCATTTGGCAGTTTATTTTCACCAAAGGGTTCGGTACGATCGGCGAACTGACGAACCTGCCGTTCTTCAATCTGCCGTGGCTCGGGACGCCGCGGACCGGCTTCTGGGGCATCGTCATCGTCTTCGTCTGGCAGACCGCCGGCTATATGATGGTCATTTACATTGCGGCACTGGCCGGACTGCCGAAGGATTTGATGGAAGCATCGCGCATTGACGGCGCCAATTACTGGCAGCAGCTGCGCAGCGTCATCGTCCCGATGATCATGCCGGCGATCACGATCTGCCTGTTCCTGACCACCTCGAACGCGTTCAAAATGTTCGATTTGAACCTGTCGCTGACCAAAGGCGGTCCGGGAACGTCCACGCAGTCGCTGGCTTTCAACGTCTATGCGGAAGCGCTCAACAACAACCGCTATGGCCTCGGAACGATGAAGGCAATGCTGTTCTTTATCGGCGTATCGATCATCACCATTACG